In a genomic window of Zootoca vivipara chromosome 5, rZooViv1.1, whole genome shotgun sequence:
- the AGTR1 gene encoding type-1 angiotensin II receptor: protein MLLNMSTEETVKRIHVECPSLGRHNYMLIVVPTVYTIIFIIGIFGNSLVVIVIYFFMKLKTVASVFLFNLALADLCFLVTLPLWAANAAMQYRWPFGSGLCKLASAAATFNLYASVFLLTCLSIDRYLAIVHPMKSRLQRTMLVARVTCIVIWLMAALASLPVIIHRTVYLIENENITVCAFRYQTPSNTTNGTTLKVGLGLSKNMLGFLIPFVIILTSYILIWKALKKAYQIQKNKTRNDDIFKMIVAIVLFFFFSWVPHQIFTFLDVLIQLSVITDCNIIDIVDTAMPFTICLAYFNNCLNPLFYGFFGKNFRKYFLQLLKYSPHNVRHASFTTKMSSLSYRPSENLILTAPKNGFLDTE, encoded by the coding sequence ATGCTCCTAAATATGTCTACAGAAGAGACTGTGAAAAGAATTCACGTGGAATGCCCCTCACTGGGAAGGCACAACTACATGCTAATTGTTGTTCCAACTGTTTacaccatcatcttcatcataggTATATTCGGAAACAGTTTGGTGGTGATTGTTATTTACTTCTTCATGAAGCTGAAAACTGTGGCAAGTGTCTTTCTGTTCAACTTAGCGCTGGCTGATTTGTGTTTCCTCGTGACTTTGCCATTGTGGGCGGCCAACGCCGCCATGCAATACCGCTGGCCTTTTGGCAGTGGCTTGTGCAAGTTAGCTTCGGCTGCAGCAACCTTCAACCTGTATGCCAGCGTGTTTCTCCTGACGTGCCTCAGCATTGACCGTTACTTGGCAATTGTGCACCCAATGAAGTCCCGTCTTCAGCGCACGATGCTCGTTGCCCGGGTAACTTGCATTGTCATCTGGCTGATGGCGGCACTTGCCAGCTTGCCTGTGATTATCCACCGTACCGTATACTtaattgaaaatgaaaatataacaGTATGTGCTTTTCGGTATCAGACCCCCTCCAACACAACCAACGGCACAACACTCAAAGTTGGATTGGGCTTATCGAAGAACATGCTAGGGTTCTTGATCCCCTTCGTGATCATTTTAACAAGCTATATATTAATCTGGAAAGCCCTGAAGAAAGCATACCAGATTCAGAAAAACAAGACCAGAAACGATGATATTTTCAAGATGATTGTTGCAAttgtccttttcttctttttttcttgggTTCCTCATCAAATATTCACTTTTCTGGATGTGCTGATTCAACTCAGTGTGATCACCGATTGTAATATCATCGACATTGTGGATACAGCAATGCCTTTCACGATCTGCTTAGCGTATTTTAACAACTGCCTGAATCCCCTCTTTTATGGCTTTTTTGGAAAGAACTTCAGGAAATATTTCCTCCAGCTTCTGAAATACAGCCCCCACAATGTCAGACACGCTAGTTTCACGACAAAGATGTCCTCTCTTTCCTATCGACCTTCGGAGAACTTAATCCTAACAGCCCCCAAAAATGGGTTCTTGGACACTGAGTGA